From a region of the Alnus glutinosa chromosome 1, dhAlnGlut1.1, whole genome shotgun sequence genome:
- the LOC133858927 gene encoding S-adenosylmethionine decarboxylase proenzyme 4, with translation MAVSGFEGFEKRLELHFFGDDPVVNDMGLRQLEFESLEQVLHAVQCTVVSAVGNPFFDAYVLSESSLFVYPTKIIIKTCGTTQLLKSIRPLLHYARHLGLTLCSCRYTRGSFIFPKAQPSPHSSFKEEVICLEESLPGNLCCRKASVMPSKTPSHSWHVFTASDDNHMVVPPHAPDVLYTLEICMTELDRVLARKFFRRPGDEKTGDTAGKEMTQLTGIGDIHPGALICDFAFDPCGYSMNGIIDGDRYSTIHVTPEDGYSYASFECVGSIYDDHDDVVQVLKKAVQVFRPATMSVSTTCTSHEVWTRVASALEPLGLKCRSCAMDDFPAAGSVVFQTFTTRRK, from the coding sequence ATGGCTGTCTCTGGTTTTGAAGGCTTTGAGAAGCGTCTCGAGCTCCACTTCTTTGGAGATGACCCTGTTGTGAATGACATGGGTCTTAGGCAGCTGGAGTTCGAGTCACTAGAACAAGTCTTGCATGCCGTGCAATGCACCGTGGTCTCGGCCGTAGGCAACCCCTTCTTCGATGCCTACGTCTTATCGGAGTCCAGCCTCTTTGTCTACCCGACCAAGATCATCATCAAGACCTGTGGGACCACCCAGCTCCTCAAATCCATCCGTCCATTGCTCCACTACGCACGCCACCTCGGCCTCACTCTATGCTCCTGCCGCTACACTAGGGGTAGCTTTATCTTCCCCAAGGCTCAGCCCTCTCCACACTCTAGCTTCAAAGAAGAAGTCATCTGCTTGGAAGAGAGCCTCCCTGGCAATCTTTGCTGTAGAAAAGCCTCAGTCATGCCTTCCAAAACCCCCTCTCATTCTTGGCATGTTTTCACTGCGAGCGACGACAATCACATGGTGGTCCCCCCGCATGCTCCCGACGTGTTATATACCCTCGAAATCTGTATGACCGAGCTCGACCGTGTCCTCGCTCGCAAGTTCTTTCGGCGTCCCGGCGACGAGAAGACCGGCGACACGGCCGGGAAAGAGATGACCCAGCTGACCGGTATCGGAGACATCCACCCCGGTGCTCTTATTTGCGACTTTGCATTCGATCCCTGCGGTTACTCCATGAATGGTATTATTGACGGCGACCGCTACTCCACCATTCACGTAACCCCGGAGGACGGTTACAGCTACGCCAGCTTCGAGTGCGTGGGGTCCATTTACGACGATCATGATGACGTTGTCCAGGTTTTGAAGAAGGCGGTTCAAGTGTTCCGGCCGGCGACGATGTCTGTATCGACTACATGCACTAGCCATGAGGTGTGGACGAGGGTGGCGAGCGCGCTCGAGCCGCTTGGATTGAAATGCCGGAGTTGCGCAATGGATGACTTCCCCGCGGCCGGGAGTGTCGTGTTTCAAACGTTTACGACTCGCCGGAAGTAA